From Pulveribacter suum, a single genomic window includes:
- the purU gene encoding formyltetrahydrofolate deformylase: MSQAYILTLSCPDRLGLVHAVSGFLLEHGANIEEAAQYNDHATGLFFMRVQFACAGHDAATLRAHLAEFGAPFQMRLGLHPVGEPMRTVIMVSREGHCLNDLLFRVKSGLLPIQVAAIISNHRDFYQLAASYDIPFHHIPVTAATKAQAEARQYEIIEAEEAQLVVLARYMQVLSGDLCTKLAGRAINIHHSFLPSFKGAKPYYQAHDRGVKLIGATAHYVTADLDEGPIIEQDVARADHTDTVEDLTARGRDTESLVLARAVKWHSEHRVLPNGHKTVVFR; the protein is encoded by the coding sequence ATGAGCCAAGCTTACATTTTGACACTCTCCTGCCCCGACCGTCTGGGGCTGGTGCATGCCGTGTCCGGTTTCCTGCTCGAGCACGGCGCCAACATCGAGGAAGCCGCGCAGTACAACGACCACGCCACCGGGCTGTTCTTCATGCGGGTGCAGTTCGCCTGCGCGGGCCACGACGCGGCCACGCTGCGCGCGCACCTGGCCGAGTTTGGCGCGCCGTTCCAGATGCGCCTGGGCCTGCACCCGGTGGGCGAACCCATGAGGACCGTAATCATGGTCAGCCGCGAGGGCCACTGCCTGAACGACCTGCTGTTTCGCGTGAAAAGCGGCCTGCTGCCCATCCAGGTGGCGGCCATCATCAGCAACCACCGCGACTTCTACCAGCTGGCGGCCAGCTACGACATTCCCTTCCACCACATCCCCGTCACAGCCGCCACCAAGGCGCAGGCCGAGGCGCGGCAGTACGAGATCATCGAGGCTGAAGAAGCGCAGCTGGTGGTGCTGGCGCGCTACATGCAGGTGCTGTCGGGCGACCTGTGCACGAAACTGGCCGGCCGCGCCATCAACATCCACCACAGCTTCCTGCCCAGCTTCAAGGGCGCCAAGCCGTACTACCAGGCGCACGACCGCGGCGTCAAGCTGATCGGCGCCACCGCCCACTACGTGACGGCCGACCTGGACGAGGGCCCGATCATCGAGCAGGACGTGGCCCGCGCCGACCACACCGACACGGTGGAAGACCTCACGGCGCGCGGGCGCGACACCGAGAGCCTGGTGCTGGCGCGCGCCGTCAAGTGGCACAGCGAGCACCGCGTGCTGCCCAACGGGCACAAGACCGTCGTGTTCAGGTAA
- a CDS encoding FAD-linked oxidase C-terminal domain-containing protein has translation MSAASSPTPPPSPAERAQRQQQVVQALSACLPQHALLWQPEDTTPYECDGLTAYRQRPLVVCLPETESQVQAVLRTCHRLQVPVVARGAGTGLSGGAMPHAMGVTLSLAKFNRILDVDPVSRTARVQCGVRNLAISEAAAPHGLYYAPDPSSQIACTIGGNVAENSGGVHCLKYGLTVHNVLRVRGYTMEGEPVTFGSEALDSPGLDLLAAVIGSEGMLAVALEVTVRLIPRPMLARCIMASFDDVRKAGDAVAAVIAAGIIPAGLEMMDKPMTAAVEDFVHAGYDLTAEAILLCESDGTPEEVEEEIQRMSDVLTAAGATAIAVSQNEEERARFWSGRKNAFPASGRISPDYMCMDSTIPRKRLADILLAISEMEKKYDLRCCNVFHAGDGNLHPLILFDANDPDQLRRCELFGADILETSVAMGGTVTGEHGVGVEKLSSMCVQFTAEENAQMMALKNAFDPAGLLNPGKVIPTLNRCAEYGKMLVRGGKLSHPDLPRF, from the coding sequence ATGTCTGCTGCCTCCAGCCCCACCCCCCCGCCCAGCCCCGCCGAGCGCGCCCAGCGCCAGCAGCAGGTGGTGCAGGCCCTGTCGGCCTGCCTGCCGCAGCACGCTTTGCTGTGGCAGCCCGAGGACACCACGCCCTACGAGTGCGATGGCCTGACGGCCTACCGCCAGCGGCCGCTGGTGGTGTGCCTGCCCGAGACGGAAAGCCAGGTGCAGGCCGTGCTGAGGACTTGCCACCGCCTGCAGGTGCCGGTGGTGGCGCGCGGCGCCGGCACCGGGCTGTCGGGCGGCGCCATGCCGCACGCCATGGGCGTGACGCTGTCGCTGGCCAAGTTCAACCGCATCCTGGACGTGGACCCGGTGAGCCGCACCGCACGCGTGCAGTGCGGCGTGCGCAACCTGGCCATCAGCGAGGCGGCCGCGCCGCACGGCCTGTACTACGCGCCCGACCCCAGCAGCCAGATCGCCTGCACCATCGGCGGCAACGTGGCCGAAAACTCGGGCGGCGTGCACTGCCTGAAATACGGCCTGACGGTGCACAACGTGCTGCGCGTGCGCGGCTACACCATGGAGGGCGAGCCGGTCACCTTCGGATCGGAGGCGCTGGACAGCCCCGGCCTGGACCTGCTGGCCGCCGTGATCGGCAGCGAGGGCATGCTGGCCGTGGCGCTGGAGGTGACCGTCCGCCTGATCCCGCGCCCCATGCTTGCGCGCTGCATCATGGCCAGCTTCGACGACGTGCGCAAAGCCGGCGACGCCGTGGCGGCGGTGATCGCTGCCGGCATCATCCCGGCCGGGCTGGAGATGATGGACAAGCCCATGACGGCGGCGGTGGAGGACTTCGTGCACGCCGGCTACGACCTCACGGCCGAGGCCATCTTGCTGTGCGAGAGCGACGGCACGCCCGAGGAGGTCGAGGAAGAAATCCAGCGCATGAGCGACGTGCTGACCGCCGCCGGCGCCACCGCCATTGCCGTGAGCCAGAACGAGGAGGAGCGCGCGCGCTTTTGGAGCGGGCGCAAGAACGCCTTTCCGGCCAGCGGCCGCATCAGCCCCGACTACATGTGCATGGACTCGACCATTCCAAGGAAGCGCCTGGCGGACATCCTGCTGGCCATTTCAGAGATGGAGAAGAAGTACGACCTGCGCTGCTGCAACGTGTTCCACGCCGGCGACGGCAACCTGCACCCCTTGATCCTGTTCGATGCCAACGACCCCGACCAGCTGCGCCGCTGCGAGCTGTTCGGCGCCGACATCCTGGAGACCAGCGTGGCCATGGGCGGCACCGTGACGGGCGAGCACGGCGTGGGCGTGGAAAAGCTGAGCAGCATGTGCGTGCAGTTCACCGCCGAGGAGAACGCGCAGATGATGGCGCTCAAGAACGCCTTCGACCCGGCCGGCCTGCTCAACCCGGGCAAGGTCATCCCCACGCTGAACCGCTGCGCGGAATACGGCAAGATGCTGGTGCGCGGCGGCAAGTTGAGCCATCCGGACCTGCCGCGGTTCTAG
- a CDS encoding TetR/AcrR family transcriptional regulator: MGITQVTGTGADAHPFPGTLGRGRQRADTPGSADKRERILAVAEQLFAAQGYASTTMEQIVQALGVTKPFVYYYFRNKLEIFELLSWRPAVACFTALDFAQGDVRPAHEKVAAGMEQLIRATIAHYPAAFFPYREPQVYTERFVAAQRRLANHFYERLCQLLEQGRAEGWFDVGEVRIAAQAACSLPGFLYQWYRPDGRLPPEAMVAELTQLACRVLGLRGSVGPAPVAQAGG, encoded by the coding sequence ATGGGTATAACGCAGGTGACAGGCACGGGCGCGGACGCGCATCCCTTCCCCGGCACGCTGGGGCGCGGGCGCCAGCGCGCCGACACGCCCGGCAGCGCGGACAAGCGCGAGCGCATCCTGGCCGTGGCCGAGCAGCTCTTTGCGGCGCAGGGCTACGCCAGCACGACCATGGAGCAGATCGTGCAGGCGCTGGGCGTGACCAAGCCCTTCGTCTATTACTACTTCCGCAACAAGCTGGAGATCTTCGAGCTGCTGAGCTGGCGCCCGGCGGTGGCCTGCTTCACGGCGCTGGACTTTGCCCAGGGCGACGTGCGCCCGGCGCACGAGAAGGTCGCGGCCGGCATGGAGCAGCTGATCCGCGCCACCATCGCGCACTACCCGGCCGCGTTCTTTCCGTACCGCGAGCCGCAGGTCTATACAGAGCGCTTCGTCGCCGCGCAAAGACGCCTGGCCAACCATTTCTACGAGCGCCTGTGCCAGCTGCTGGAGCAGGGCCGCGCCGAAGGCTGGTTCGACGTGGGCGAGGTGCGCATCGCCGCCCAGGCGGCGTGCAGCCTGCCGGGCTTTCTCTACCAGTGGTACCGGCCCGACGGCCGCCTGCCGCCGGAGGCGATGGTGGCCGAGCTGACACAGCTGGCCTGCCGCGTGCTGGGGCTGCGAGGCAGCGTAGGACCCGCGCCGGTCGCTCAGGCCGGCGGGTAG
- a CDS encoding DUF445 domain-containing protein — protein sequence MPASPLERAAAHAAAPLDPPLPQGNHERQLARAKRQATGLLLAVVAVFAATHFLPASLAVACLRAVAEAAMVGALADWFAVSALFRRIPLPLVSRHTDIIARNKDRIGGNLAGFVRDKFLDGPSLVALIRQHDPASMLAQWLTAPANAQLLGRQVGRLALTALDTVEDAKIQAFLANAARTLIGQIDVSRSMASVLGALTHEGRHQALLDALLSRLADKVRSPETREFVADTLVQWLRREHPLKQKMLPTDWLSGKGAGAITHAVDALLKSIAEDPRHELREALDAAVARLIERLQTDPDWARRSEEVRGYLQNDALLGDYVRELWLDVRRRLREDLADEDSQLSRRVAGMGQWLGMSLAGDAALRVRLNVRLELWAATFAPDVAQSVAEHIQATVQRWDAAETARLVELHIGTDLQYIRINGTVVGGLIGLVLFGISHARALWLAAGGS from the coding sequence ATGCCTGCCTCGCCCCTGGAACGTGCAGCGGCCCATGCGGCCGCACCCCTTGATCCCCCCCTGCCGCAGGGCAACCACGAGCGCCAGCTGGCGCGCGCCAAACGCCAGGCCACCGGCCTGCTGCTGGCCGTGGTGGCCGTCTTTGCCGCCACGCATTTCCTGCCCGCCAGCCTGGCCGTGGCCTGCCTGCGCGCGGTGGCCGAGGCCGCCATGGTCGGCGCGCTGGCCGACTGGTTTGCCGTCTCGGCGCTGTTTCGGCGCATCCCGCTGCCGCTGGTGTCACGCCACACCGACATCATTGCCCGCAACAAGGACCGCATCGGCGGCAACCTGGCGGGCTTCGTGCGCGACAAGTTCCTGGATGGCCCCTCGCTGGTGGCGCTGATCCGCCAGCACGACCCGGCCAGCATGCTGGCGCAGTGGCTCACCGCACCGGCCAACGCTCAGCTGCTGGGCCGCCAGGTCGGCAGGCTGGCGCTCACGGCGCTGGACACGGTGGAGGACGCCAAGATCCAGGCCTTCCTGGCCAATGCGGCGCGCACGCTGATCGGGCAAATCGACGTGTCGCGCTCCATGGCCTCGGTGCTGGGCGCGCTGACCCACGAGGGCCGCCACCAGGCGCTGCTGGACGCGCTGCTGTCGCGCCTGGCCGACAAGGTGCGCTCGCCGGAGACGCGCGAGTTCGTCGCCGACACGCTGGTGCAGTGGCTGCGCCGCGAGCACCCCCTGAAGCAGAAGATGCTGCCCACCGACTGGCTGTCGGGCAAGGGCGCGGGCGCCATCACCCATGCCGTGGATGCGCTGCTCAAATCCATCGCCGAAGACCCGCGCCACGAGCTGCGCGAGGCGTTGGACGCCGCCGTGGCGCGGCTCATCGAGCGGCTGCAGACCGACCCCGACTGGGCGCGGCGCAGCGAGGAGGTGCGCGGCTACCTGCAAAACGACGCGCTGCTGGGCGACTACGTGCGCGAGCTGTGGCTGGACGTGCGCCGCCGCCTGCGCGAGGACCTGGCCGACGAGGACTCGCAGCTGTCGCGCCGCGTGGCCGGCATGGGCCAGTGGCTGGGCATGTCGCTGGCGGGCGACGCGGCGCTGCGCGTGCGGCTGAACGTGCGCCTGGAGCTGTGGGCCGCCACGTTTGCCCCGGACGTGGCGCAGTCGGTGGCCGAGCACATCCAGGCCACCGTGCAGCGCTGGGACGCGGCGGAGACGGCCCGCCTGGTGGAGCTGCACATCGGCACCGACCTGCAGTACATCCGCATCAACGGCACCGTGGTGGGCGGGCTGATCGGGCTGGTGCTGTTCGGCATCTCCCACGCCCGGGCGCTGTGGCTGGCAGCGGGCGGCAGCTGA
- a CDS encoding LysR substrate-binding domain-containing protein: MAAPEGAGLRRIPPIQCLLTFEALARLRSVTQTADELCVTPSAVSHRVKQLEQILGTRLFGRADFSLTTDGSAYLAHVREGLTALQRFPGMATNPAKRRLKIAVTPTFARAILIPRLRQFTEAYPEIDLALQVSIPLLDVVAEDADLVVRFGPGHYADMEHVELARDIVTPLASPAFVREHGPFQQPGDLAEVALLRSPLEPWRSWFDACGLDWPAPNEGSQFNDVGLMCDAAAAGMGVALVRLKLGAPWLDQGTLVRLFDIDAPSPHAHYLCWRTGTMDRWECSAFAEWLHKAMA, translated from the coding sequence ATGGCCGCCCCGGAGGGCGCCGGCCTGCGGCGCATTCCCCCCATCCAGTGCCTGCTGACGTTTGAGGCGCTGGCGCGCCTGCGCAGCGTGACGCAGACGGCCGACGAGTTGTGCGTGACGCCCAGCGCGGTGAGCCACCGCGTCAAGCAGCTCGAGCAGATCCTTGGCACGCGATTGTTCGGCCGGGCGGATTTTTCGCTGACCACCGACGGCAGCGCGTATCTGGCGCACGTGCGCGAGGGGCTCACCGCCCTGCAGCGCTTTCCCGGCATGGCCACCAACCCGGCCAAGCGGCGGCTGAAGATCGCCGTCACGCCAACGTTTGCCCGCGCCATCCTGATCCCGCGGCTGCGCCAGTTCACCGAGGCCTATCCCGAGATCGACCTGGCGCTGCAGGTGTCCATCCCGCTCTTGGACGTGGTGGCCGAGGACGCCGACCTGGTGGTGCGCTTCGGCCCCGGCCACTACGCCGACATGGAGCACGTGGAGCTGGCGCGCGACATCGTCACGCCCCTGGCCTCGCCGGCCTTCGTGCGCGAGCACGGGCCGTTCCAGCAGCCCGGCGACCTGGCCGAGGTGGCGCTGCTCAGAAGCCCGCTGGAGCCCTGGCGCAGCTGGTTCGACGCCTGCGGCCTGGACTGGCCAGCGCCCAACGAAGGCTCGCAGTTCAACGACGTGGGCCTGATGTGCGACGCCGCCGCCGCCGGCATGGGCGTGGCGCTGGTGCGACTGAAACTGGGCGCCCCCTGGCTGGACCAGGGCACGCTCGTGCGCCTGTTCGACATCGACGCGCCCAGCCCGCACGCGCACTACCTGTGCTGGCGCACCGGCACCATGGACCGCTGGGAGTGCTCCGCCTTCGCGGAATGGCTGCACAAGGCCATGGCCTGA
- a CDS encoding aminotransferase class V-fold PLP-dependent enzyme, producing the protein MPGLLPDIDPDGLLEFSVVYTDRALNHMSKRFVGVMQDILGTLKSVYHAHTAVLVPGSGTFGMEAVARQFANREKVLIVRNGWFSYRWTQIFDADKGLGGGSVVCKARQQDGGSQAPWAPCPADEVAAAIRAERPKVVFAPHVETASGILLPDDYLRAVSDAAHDVGALFVLDCVASGAMWVDMEATGVDVLISAPQKGWSSSPCCAMVMLSARAREAIEGTQSSSFSCDLKKWMQIAEGYEKGQHAYHTTMPTDALVRLRDVMLETREYGFDKVRAEQIELGARVRELLEGRGFPSVAAEGFKAPGVVVSYTTDPGIHSGKKFMEAGLQTAAGVPLQCGEGPDFMTFRIGLFGLEKWHNVQRTVQHLSAALDQVAPRA; encoded by the coding sequence ATGCCCGGCCTCTTGCCCGATATCGACCCTGATGGACTGCTTGAATTTTCGGTGGTCTATACCGACCGCGCGCTCAACCACATGTCCAAGCGCTTCGTGGGCGTCATGCAGGACATCCTGGGCACGCTGAAGAGCGTCTATCACGCCCACACGGCCGTGCTGGTGCCGGGCAGTGGCACCTTCGGCATGGAGGCGGTGGCGCGGCAGTTCGCCAACAGGGAGAAAGTGCTGATCGTGCGCAACGGCTGGTTCAGCTACCGGTGGACGCAGATCTTCGACGCCGACAAGGGCTTAGGGGGCGGCTCGGTGGTGTGCAAGGCGCGCCAGCAGGACGGCGGCAGCCAGGCGCCCTGGGCGCCGTGCCCGGCCGATGAGGTGGCAGCTGCCATCCGCGCGGAAAGACCGAAGGTGGTGTTTGCCCCGCATGTGGAGACGGCCAGCGGCATCCTCCTGCCGGACGACTACCTGCGCGCCGTGAGCGACGCCGCGCACGACGTCGGCGCGCTGTTCGTGCTGGACTGCGTGGCTTCCGGCGCCATGTGGGTGGACATGGAGGCGACGGGCGTGGACGTGCTGATCAGCGCGCCGCAAAAGGGCTGGAGCAGCTCGCCGTGCTGCGCCATGGTGATGTTGTCGGCGCGTGCCCGCGAGGCCATCGAGGGCACGCAAAGCTCCAGCTTCTCCTGCGACCTGAAAAAATGGATGCAGATCGCCGAGGGCTACGAAAAGGGCCAGCACGCCTACCACACCACCATGCCCACCGACGCCCTGGTGCGCCTGCGCGACGTGATGCTGGAGACGCGCGAATACGGCTTCGACAAGGTGCGCGCCGAGCAGATCGAGCTGGGCGCCAGGGTGCGCGAGCTGCTGGAGGGCCGCGGCTTTCCCAGCGTGGCGGCTGAAGGGTTCAAGGCGCCGGGCGTGGTCGTGAGCTACACCACCGACCCGGGCATCCACAGCGGCAAGAAATTCATGGAGGCCGGCCTGCAGACCGCCGCCGGCGTGCCGCTGCAGTGCGGCGAGGGGCCGGACTTCATGACCTTTCGCATCGGCCTGTTCGGGCTGGAGAAGTGGCACAACGTGCAGCGCACCGTGCAGCACCTGAGCGCCGCGCTGGACCAGGTCGCGCCCCGCGCCTGA
- a CDS encoding MarC family protein — protein MDFFAQPYLAFYGKSLLFALIGVLPIINPLASAPLFVDFTRGLSDEARTRLARRIGQNVMVLLTFAMVMGSYVLDFFGVSLPAVRIAGGMVVASIAWRMLNAQQATSDDATQMVNALTEDKASIKAFYPLTFPLTCGPGSISVAIAVGASLHTRRSVTETMFNMAGGLTAAVLLGLLVSLTFRYASRLLHRLGEARKIVFLRLMAFLLLCVGVEIIWNGVQSLVVQLMTTGAVVPAAPTY, from the coding sequence ATGGACTTTTTCGCCCAGCCCTACCTCGCCTTCTATGGCAAAAGCCTGCTGTTTGCGCTGATCGGCGTGCTGCCCATCATCAACCCGCTGGCGTCCGCCCCCCTCTTCGTGGACTTCACGCGCGGCCTGAGCGACGAGGCGCGCACCCGGCTGGCGCGGCGCATCGGCCAGAACGTCATGGTGCTGCTGACGTTTGCCATGGTCATGGGGTCGTACGTGCTCGACTTCTTCGGCGTGTCGCTGCCGGCGGTGCGCATCGCCGGTGGCATGGTGGTGGCCTCCATCGCCTGGCGCATGCTCAACGCCCAGCAGGCCACCAGCGACGACGCCACGCAGATGGTCAACGCCCTGACCGAGGACAAGGCCAGCATCAAGGCCTTCTACCCCCTGACCTTTCCGCTGACCTGCGGGCCCGGCTCGATCTCGGTGGCCATCGCCGTTGGCGCCAGCCTGCACACGCGGCGCAGCGTGACGGAGACCATGTTCAACATGGCCGGCGGCCTGACGGCGGCCGTGCTGCTGGGCCTGCTGGTCTCGCTCACCTTCCGCTACGCCAGCCGGCTGCTGCACCGGCTGGGCGAGGCACGCAAGATCGTCTTTCTGCGGCTGATGGCCTTTTTGCTGCTGTGCGTGGGCGTGGAGATCATCTGGAACGGCGTGCAGTCGCTGGTCGTGCAGCTGATGACCACGGGCGCCGTGGTGCCGGCCGCTCCGACCTACTGA
- a CDS encoding acetyl-CoA carboxylase family protein — protein sequence MFHKVLIANRGEVALRIVRALYELGAASVAVHAEDDAGAPHVRAADAAVALAASGPAAYLDGAALIAIARAQGCDAIHPGYGFLSERADFARACEGAGLRFIGPTPAQLALLGDKARSRALAQEQGVPVMPGSGAAVSLQQAQDFLAAQGGAGVMLKAVGGGGGRGMRAVRSADALQDAWERCRREAQAAFGADGLYVERLMEGARHIEVQVVADGRDAVALGERECTLQRRFQKLVEIAPSPTLSPPLRAQLTQAALALARAVRYEGLGTFEFLVDAQSSTLPFVFIEANARLQVEHTVTEEVTGVDLVQAQIRLAAGERLADLGLSAEAPPPVRGCAIQWRINAEQYDAQGNALPGSGTLVRFDLPSGPGVRVDTHGVAGSAPSPHYDTLLAKLIVHAPGGFAAALRRSRRALAECTIDGLPTNLPLLRALAARPEMESQQPLHTRWLEAALPELLQEASKTIAANACSTSAGGQKDPETPQAAAPEGTVCAPMPARLVQLAVAEGDVVAAGAELAVLEAMKMEHVLAAPHAGRVLRLLARPGAQLAPGQPVLVLEEAASAEPLEHASGPQQGPDHIRADLQRVIDRHAHTLDAARPEAMARRHAQGSRSARENIADLCDADSFIEYGQLAVAAQTRRRSMQDLIANTPADGMVTGIGSVNGAAYGEERARTVVMAYDATVLAGTQGMRNHAKTDRMLGIALDQQLPVVLFAEGGGGRPGDTDMAIVAGLHVHTFAAYAALSGQVPVLGIAHGRCFAGNAALLGCSDVVIATRTSNIGMGGPAMVEGGGLGVFAPEDIGPAGVQHASGVIDLLVQDERAAVAAARHYLSFFQGRASQWSAPDQRALRAVVPENRLRVYDTRAAMAGLVDEGSLLALRTGFGAGIHTALARIEGRPVGLLASNPAHLGGAIDADAADKAARFMQLCNAHGLPLVSLIDTPGFMVGPDTEKTAQVRHVSRLFVAAASLRVPFFAVVLRKGYGLGAMGMAAGALHAPVFTVAWPTGEFGAMGLEGAVRLGFRKELAAAAEGAERDALFAELLARQYAHGEAMHLASTLEIDAVIDPAETRAWLARGLASARVSEARARFVDTW from the coding sequence ATGTTCCACAAAGTCCTGATTGCCAACCGCGGCGAGGTGGCCCTGCGCATCGTGCGCGCCCTGTACGAACTGGGCGCCGCCAGCGTCGCCGTCCATGCCGAAGACGACGCCGGCGCCCCGCACGTGCGCGCCGCCGACGCCGCCGTGGCCCTGGCCGCCAGCGGTCCCGCCGCCTACCTGGACGGCGCGGCGCTGATCGCCATCGCCCGCGCCCAGGGCTGCGACGCCATCCACCCCGGCTACGGCTTTTTGAGCGAGCGCGCCGATTTCGCGCGCGCCTGCGAAGGCGCCGGCCTGCGCTTCATCGGCCCCACGCCGGCGCAGCTGGCGCTGTTGGGCGACAAGGCGCGCTCGCGTGCGCTGGCCCAGGAGCAGGGCGTGCCCGTCATGCCCGGCAGCGGCGCGGCCGTGTCGCTGCAGCAGGCGCAGGACTTCCTGGCCGCGCAGGGCGGCGCCGGCGTCATGCTCAAGGCCGTGGGCGGCGGCGGCGGGCGCGGCATGCGCGCCGTGCGCAGCGCCGACGCCCTGCAGGACGCCTGGGAGCGCTGCCGCCGCGAGGCCCAGGCAGCCTTCGGCGCGGACGGCCTGTACGTCGAGCGGCTGATGGAAGGCGCGCGCCACATCGAGGTGCAGGTCGTCGCCGACGGCCGCGACGCCGTGGCGCTGGGCGAGCGCGAATGCACGCTGCAGCGGCGCTTTCAAAAGCTGGTGGAGATTGCCCCCAGCCCCACGCTGTCGCCGCCGCTGCGCGCGCAGCTGACCCAGGCGGCGCTGGCCCTGGCGCGCGCCGTGCGCTACGAGGGCCTGGGCACGTTCGAATTCCTGGTGGATGCGCAAAGCAGCACGCTGCCCTTCGTCTTCATCGAGGCCAATGCCCGGCTGCAGGTCGAGCACACGGTGACGGAAGAAGTCACCGGCGTGGACCTGGTGCAGGCGCAGATCCGCCTGGCCGCGGGCGAGCGGCTGGCCGATCTGGGCTTGTCGGCTGAGGCGCCGCCGCCCGTGCGCGGCTGCGCCATCCAGTGGCGCATCAACGCCGAGCAATACGACGCCCAGGGCAACGCGCTGCCTGGCAGCGGCACGCTGGTGCGCTTCGACCTGCCCAGCGGCCCGGGCGTGCGCGTGGACACGCATGGCGTGGCCGGCAGCGCGCCCTCGCCGCACTACGACACGCTGCTGGCCAAGCTCATCGTGCATGCGCCGGGCGGTTTTGCCGCGGCGCTGCGCCGCTCGCGCCGGGCGCTGGCCGAATGCACCATCGACGGCCTGCCGACCAACCTGCCCCTGCTGCGCGCCCTGGCCGCGCGGCCCGAGATGGAGAGCCAGCAGCCGCTGCACACGCGCTGGCTCGAAGCGGCGCTGCCCGAGCTGCTGCAAGAGGCATCAAAAACCATAGCTGCCAATGCTTGCTCCACAAGCGCTGGAGGCCAAAAAGACCCTGAAACGCCCCAGGCCGCTGCGCCTGAGGGCACCGTCTGCGCCCCCATGCCCGCGCGCCTGGTGCAGCTGGCCGTGGCCGAGGGCGACGTGGTCGCCGCCGGCGCCGAGCTGGCCGTGCTGGAGGCCATGAAGATGGAGCACGTGCTGGCCGCCCCGCACGCCGGCCGCGTGCTGCGCCTGCTGGCCCGCCCCGGCGCGCAGCTGGCGCCGGGCCAGCCGGTGCTGGTGCTGGAAGAGGCCGCCAGTGCCGAGCCGCTGGAGCACGCGAGCGGGCCGCAGCAAGGCCCGGACCACATCCGCGCCGACCTGCAGCGCGTCATCGACCGCCATGCGCACACCCTGGACGCCGCCCGCCCCGAGGCCATGGCCCGCCGCCACGCCCAGGGAAGCCGCAGCGCGCGCGAGAACATTGCCGACCTGTGCGACGCAGACAGCTTCATCGAATACGGCCAGCTGGCCGTGGCCGCGCAGACGCGCCGGCGCAGCATGCAGGACCTGATCGCCAACACCCCGGCCGACGGCATGGTCACCGGCATCGGCAGCGTCAACGGCGCCGCGTATGGCGAGGAGCGCGCCCGCACCGTCGTCATGGCCTACGACGCCACGGTGCTGGCCGGCACCCAGGGCATGCGCAACCACGCCAAGACCGACCGCATGCTGGGCATCGCCCTGGACCAGCAACTGCCCGTGGTGCTGTTCGCCGAAGGCGGCGGCGGGCGGCCGGGCGACACCGACATGGCCATCGTCGCCGGGCTGCACGTGCATACCTTTGCCGCCTACGCCGCGCTGTCGGGCCAGGTGCCGGTGCTGGGCATTGCGCACGGGCGCTGCTTTGCCGGCAACGCCGCGCTGCTGGGCTGCAGCGACGTGGTCATCGCCACGCGCACCAGCAACATCGGCATGGGCGGGCCGGCCATGGTGGAAGGCGGCGGGCTGGGCGTGTTCGCGCCCGAGGACATCGGCCCGGCCGGCGTGCAGCACGCCAGCGGCGTGATCGACCTGCTGGTGCAGGACGAGCGCGCGGCCGTGGCCGCGGCGCGGCACTACCTGTCGTTCTTCCAGGGCCGCGCCAGCCAGTGGAGCGCGCCCGACCAGCGCGCCCTGCGCGCCGTGGTGCCCGAGAACCGCCTGCGCGTGTATGACACCCGCGCCGCCATGGCGGGCCTGGTGGACGAGGGCAGCCTGTTGGCGCTGCGCACCGGCTTCGGCGCGGGCATCCACACGGCCTTGGCGCGCATCGAGGGCCGGCCGGTGGGGCTGCTGGCCAGCAACCCGGCTCACCTGGGCGGCGCCATCGACGCGGATGCGGCCGACAAGGCGGCGCGTTTCATGCAGCTGTGCAACGCCCACGGCCTGCCGCTGGTCAGCCTGATCGACACGCCCGGCTTCATGGTCGGGCCGGACACCGAGAAGACCGCCCAGGTGCGCCACGTCAGCCGCCTGTTCGTGGCCGCGGCCAGCCTGCGGGTGCCGTTCTTCGCCGTGGTGCTGCGCAAGGGCTACGGCCTGGGGGCCATGGGCATGGCGGCCGGCGCCCTGCACGCGCCGGTGTTCACCGTCGCCTGGCCCACGGGCGAGTTCGGCGCTATGGGGCTGGAGGGCGCGGTGCGCCTGGGCTTTCGCAAGGAGCTGGCCGCCGCGGCCGAGGGCGCCGAGCGCGACGCGCTGTTTGCCGAGCTGCTGGCGCGCCAGTACGCCCACGGCGAGGCCATGCACCTGGCCAGCACGCTGGAGATCGACGCTGTCATCGACCCGGCCGAAACGCGCGCCTGGCTGGCCCGCGGGCTGGCTTCGGCACGCGTCAGCGAAGCCCGCGCGCGCTTCGTGGACACGTGGTAG